The window GCGGCACACCGGCGTCGAAGCCGGCACATCGCGCATCAAGTCTTCACTGGTTTGTTCATAGGCCCGAGGATCGGCGGTCAGCACCACGGGCTGCCAACCCAGCGCGGGAAGATGCTGCACAAATCGAAGCGTGCGTTGAATGCCGCTGCTTCCGGCCAGCGGCGGGAAGTGATATGCAATCATCAATATTTTTTTCACGCGAGCACCAGGACTTGATCGGTTGTTCTCCGGCGCATGAACATGCGGTATGGAGCGGGACCCCGCATGATAAATGCCCTATTGGCACCCAGCGGCCGAAACTTCGACTCTGCGCATCGTGCAGCGACGCGACGCGTCGATTCCACGGCAGGACGTGAACAAATCACCCATCGCATGAGCACGTCGAAGATTCGGGCGCCGGCAGGCCTCAAGGCCACTATCATGCGGGGCAGGTGTTTGTTCTGCCGCTATGGCTCGGTACTGACGGGCAGCGCGGACTTCAGACCATCGTTTCAATCGGGCACGGTTTTGCGTGCCTTTCCCATTTCCGTATATGTCCATGCAAAGTCCTCCGTTGGCGAGCGGCACACCCCGCTTCAACGACAGCAAATTGACCGAACTGGCACGCAGCCAAGGCGCACTGGCTGCGTGGCAAAAAGCGATTGATACACCCCATCCGGCCCAGGCCATCGCCGAAGTGGACGGTGACTTCGCCACCGGCTTTCACACCGCGACTGGAAGTGTGGTGCTGGCCGTGGATCGATTCGCCATCAGAACGCTGTGTTACCGCGAGGTGGATGGTGAACTTCGATTTGCGTCGCGGGCTGATGAGCTGGCCGACGCCAGCACGGAGATCGACCCTCAGGCGATCTTCGATTACCTGTATTTCCACGCTATTCCCTCCCCTCGGACCATCTTCAAGGGCATCTTCCGCCTGCCGCCGGGGCACTACGCGGTCTGGACGAAGGGCAAGCTCGACGTCGCGCCCTATTGGCAACCCACTTTCGCCGAGAAGAGAGACCCCTCTTTCGAAACACTGAAGGCCGAATTCAGAAACCTGCTCGTCGAGTCCGTGGGCAAGCAACTGGACGGCAGCAAGCCAGCATGCTTCCTGAGCGGGGGCACTGACAGTTCGACCATTGCCGGCATGATCGGCCAAGCCTGCGGTGCACCAGCGTCCAGTTACTCCATCGGCTTCGAGGCCGAAGGTTATGACGAAATGGAATTCGCCAGGATCGCCGCCAAGCAGTTCAAGACCCGGCACCATGAGTATTACGTGACCCCCGCCGACCTGGTGCGCAGCATACCCAGCGTGGCGGCGCACTTCGATCAGCCGTTTGGCAACTCTTCGGTCCTTCCCTCCTATTACTGCGCCAAGATGGCCAAGGAAGACGGCGTGAGCAAACTCCTGGCTGGCGATGGGGGCGACGAGCTGTTCGGCGGCAACACCCGCTACGCCAAACAACGCGTGTTCGGTTGGTACCAACACCTGCCCGGACCCCTGCGTCGCGGAGTGATGGAACCGCTGCTCGGAACTTCGGCCGCGCGCAAGTTGCCTCTTCTGAGCAAGGCGGCAAGCTATGTGGAGCAGGCTTCCGTGCCGATGCCCGACCGGCTCCAGATGTACAACCTGATCATGCGGCTGGGCGTGCAAGACATCTTGACACCGGGCTTTCTGTCGCAAGTCGATATCGGCGCGCCGCTGAAACACCAGCAAGAAGTGTGGAGAGCGACACCACCTTGTAGCGACGTCAACGCGCAGTTGGCCTTCGACTGGCGCTACACGCTGGCCGAAACCGACCTGCCGAAGGTGCTTGGTGCTACCAGCGCCGCACAGGTTGCCGTGGGCTTCCCCTTTCTGGACCGCAAGTTGCTGGATTTCTCGATGGGTCTGCCCAGCGACTACAAGCTCAAGGGCATGAAACTACGCTGGTTTTTCAAGGAGGCGCTGCGCGGCTTTTTGCCCGACGACATCATCACCAAGAAGAAACAGGGGTTCGGATTGCCCTTTGGCGTATGGGCGTTGCGCGACAGCGCCTTGAACGCTCTCGCAACCGACTCGCTGCATAGCCTGTCGCGCCGTGGCATTGTCCGCCCCGAATTCATACAGTCCCTGCTCGCCGTTCGCCTGGCCGAACATCCAGGCTATTTCGGCGAGATGGTCTGGATTCTGATGATGCTCGAGCAGTGGCTGCGTCGTCATGCTCCGAACTACCGGTTAGGCTGAGTGACGGCGCAACCATGGTTGGCCGATTCGCTTCAACTGCCTGCCTGGTGATGCTCTGCACCGTGTTCGCTTACCGAAGTACGGCGGCACAAACGACAGCCGGCGGCACGGCGGGGCAAATCATCCATGTTGGTGCCACGCGCGACATCAAAACCATTGCGGCCGCGGCCCGGCTGGTCCGCGACGACGGCATCGTCGAGGTCGACGCTGGCGATTACCTTGCCGACGTCGCGGTTTGGGACAAGCGCAATCTGACGGTACGGGCCGCCGGAGGGCGCGTTCGGTTGATCGCCAACGAAGCCTCGGCCGAGGGCAAGGCAATCTGGGTGGTTCGCAGCGAAAAGATGCAGGTCGAGGGCTTCGATTTCAGCGGTGCTGCGGTTCCCAGCCGAAATGGAGCCGGGATCAGGTTCGAAAAGGGTTGGCTCGTGGTGCGCGACTGCAGCTTCATCGGCAATGAGAACGGAATTCTCACGAGCAACAACCGCGACAGCCAACTTGACATCGAGGACAGCGAATTCGCACACAACGGCTTTGGTGACGGGCAAAGCCACAACCTCTATGCAGGGGAGATTGCCCGCCTCTCGGTCACGGGCAGCCACTTCCACCATGCGAAGGTGGGCCACCTGCTGAAGACCCGGGCCGCCCTGAACGATATCCGCTACAACCGGCTCACAGACGAGACCGGTGGCGAGGCGAGTTATGAACTGGAATTCCCCAACGGCGGGGTGGCTTACGTCATTGGCAACATCATTCAGCAAAGCGCGAGCACCAGCAATCCCCACCTGATTTCCTATGGTGCCGAGGGCTACAAGTGGCCTCGCAACGAGCTGTACCTCGTACACAACACTTTGCTCGACGATCGTCCCGAGGGCGGTGTTTTCCTCCGGGTGAGTCCGGGCGCTGACTTGGTCAGGACCGAAAACAACCTACTGGTCGGCAACGCGAAGGACACCATTGGAGAACCTGCGCGCAATTTTCGAGCCGCCTTCGAGGATCTGGTCGATAGGCAGCGAGGCGACTATCACCTGAAAAAGGGTTCACGGCTCATTGGAAAGGCTGTGCAGATGGCTGCGGATTCGACCGTTCAGTTATCTCCGCAGCGCGAGTACGCCATGCCCAGAGGCAGCATCGCATTGCGGAAGAACCCGATCAACCCGGGCGCGCCCCAGAATTGAAGCGCATCACCTTCCCTGCCTGCCTGGCCCAAGCGGCCTCACCTGGCCGGCTTGCCGAAGATCCAGAACCGCCGTTTTTTCTTCGAGCCAGCAGCCTGCACAGCTTGCTCTGCAGCCTCTCTGATCCAGGCTTTCTGGTCCATCCACCGTGAACCGGCCACAACCAGGATCAGTATGTTGTAAGGCAGGTCGAAATATGCGAGGCTGAGGAACGCGCCGCCCACCGCATAGCCCGCCATACTCACCTGGCACATGGAACCCAAGTCCGATACCCAACGCGTTTCTGGTTGCTTCAGCCCTTGCTTGCGCATTCGACCGGCCGTTCCCCAGACAAAACTCCACATCACCAGAAAGATGAACAGCCCGAGGAATCCATGTTCACCCAGAACCTGGAAATAAATGCTGTGCGCCGCATGCACGTCGGTCGGATCGGGCGCGTATCGGCCGAAAGTTTCAAGGTTATAGATGCCAAAGCTGCCACCGAAGAAGTTGTGACTTGCCAGGTTCCATGCCATTTGCCAAGCGTTGATCCGGCCCATGGCCGAACCATCCTCTTGGTATTCGCCGATGGTCTCCATGCGGTTCATCCAGCTGTCAGGCATGAAGCCAATCAGCACCAGGCCGATCACAACCATCAAGACGCCCACCGCCGCCTTGCTTTCGCTACGCCACCACATCACAAACCCCATCGCTCCCAAGGCCAGAAGAGCACCGCGGGACTGCGATCCTAGCGACGCCACCGCACACAGGATCATCACCGCCGTCAAAGCATGTTTGACCCAGCGGCTCTCCACTTGCATCTGCAGGAACCGAATCAGCGGAATGACGATCACCAGAGCCAGGGCGATCTCGTTGTTGCCTTCGATGAAGGTACCGTCCGGGCCCCAGACCCGGTAACTGCCACCTGTCGCAATCGTGAAGAGCCCCCCCTTGAAGCCATAAAAACCAATGGACCCGGCGAGCACCCAGGCCAGCCCCATGATGTGCTGGCGGCTGTGCAAAACGACCAGGGCCACCAAGATCATGAAGTCGATCTTGACAACGGTTTTCCAGGGCGTGATGCTGTACTCCACCATGAAGCCCATCGGCAAGGTGATCGTCACCCAAAGCATGAAAAGCATCAGCATCGCCGTCTCCCTGGAGACGAAGTAAACTTTTCTATCCTTGGATACCAGGATACCCACCAGAGTCGACAGCGCCACGGCCGCCGCAACAGGCATGCTGCTCAAGACCCAGCTGTAGCTGTGCGGGTTCATGATGCTGATCCAGGTCCACGTCAATGCGCCGATCCACGGACGAGCGAAGGCACAACAGATCAGGCTGAAGATGACGCCGCCCAACAAAAGGTCTCTCATGGCCGAGCGCGTCCTGGGTTGATTCGAAGGCCGCAGCACATGGCCGGCATGAGTTCACTGGGGCACATCGTTCGCCTTTTTGGAGCCGCTCATGCGGCGCGTGTGGCTTCGGTCTGCGCGTCAAGCACGGACTGGTAGGGCTGGCGGTAGTTGGCGATGCTGGCCGTCCAGTTGCGCTCAGCTTCCACAAAACGACGACCCGCGGCACGCAGCCTCGGCCATTCGTCTTTGGACTGCACCAAGTCGACGATGGTCTGCGCCAGCGATTCCGCACTGCCCGCCTTGAACAACAGGCCGGTCTCGCGATGGCGAATCAACTCCTTGTGCCCGCCGACATCGGAGGCCACCAGCAAACGCCCCTG of the Rhodoferax koreense genome contains:
- a CDS encoding right-handed parallel beta-helix repeat-containing protein; this encodes MVGRFASTACLVMLCTVFAYRSTAAQTTAGGTAGQIIHVGATRDIKTIAAAARLVRDDGIVEVDAGDYLADVAVWDKRNLTVRAAGGRVRLIANEASAEGKAIWVVRSEKMQVEGFDFSGAAVPSRNGAGIRFEKGWLVVRDCSFIGNENGILTSNNRDSQLDIEDSEFAHNGFGDGQSHNLYAGEIARLSVTGSHFHHAKVGHLLKTRAALNDIRYNRLTDETGGEASYELEFPNGGVAYVIGNIIQQSASTSNPHLISYGAEGYKWPRNELYLVHNTLLDDRPEGGVFLRVSPGADLVRTENNLLVGNAKDTIGEPARNFRAAFEDLVDRQRGDYHLKKGSRLIGKAVQMAADSTVQLSPQREYAMPRGSIALRKNPINPGAPQN
- a CDS encoding asparagine synthetase B family protein, with the protein product MQSPPLASGTPRFNDSKLTELARSQGALAAWQKAIDTPHPAQAIAEVDGDFATGFHTATGSVVLAVDRFAIRTLCYREVDGELRFASRADELADASTEIDPQAIFDYLYFHAIPSPRTIFKGIFRLPPGHYAVWTKGKLDVAPYWQPTFAEKRDPSFETLKAEFRNLLVESVGKQLDGSKPACFLSGGTDSSTIAGMIGQACGAPASSYSIGFEAEGYDEMEFARIAAKQFKTRHHEYYVTPADLVRSIPSVAAHFDQPFGNSSVLPSYYCAKMAKEDGVSKLLAGDGGDELFGGNTRYAKQRVFGWYQHLPGPLRRGVMEPLLGTSAARKLPLLSKAASYVEQASVPMPDRLQMYNLIMRLGVQDILTPGFLSQVDIGAPLKHQQEVWRATPPCSDVNAQLAFDWRYTLAETDLPKVLGATSAAQVAVGFPFLDRKLLDFSMGLPSDYKLKGMKLRWFFKEALRGFLPDDIITKKKQGFGLPFGVWALRDSALNALATDSLHSLSRRGIVRPEFIQSLLAVRLAEHPGYFGEMVWILMMLEQWLRRHAPNYRLG
- a CDS encoding putative O-glycosylation ligase, exosortase A system-associated, with protein sequence MRDLLLGGVIFSLICCAFARPWIGALTWTWISIMNPHSYSWVLSSMPVAAAVALSTLVGILVSKDRKVYFVSRETAMLMLFMLWVTITLPMGFMVEYSITPWKTVVKIDFMILVALVVLHSRQHIMGLAWVLAGSIGFYGFKGGLFTIATGGSYRVWGPDGTFIEGNNEIALALVIVIPLIRFLQMQVESRWVKHALTAVMILCAVASLGSQSRGALLALGAMGFVMWWRSESKAAVGVLMVVIGLVLIGFMPDSWMNRMETIGEYQEDGSAMGRINAWQMAWNLASHNFFGGSFGIYNLETFGRYAPDPTDVHAAHSIYFQVLGEHGFLGLFIFLVMWSFVWGTAGRMRKQGLKQPETRWVSDLGSMCQVSMAGYAVGGAFLSLAYFDLPYNILILVVAGSRWMDQKAWIREAAEQAVQAAGSKKKRRFWIFGKPAR